In a single window of the Olivibacter sp. SDN3 genome:
- a CDS encoding phosphodiester glycosidase family protein, giving the protein MMKKQSFFMLATIVASCSLFTMACDKHLLTGNDTLALEKLSGKALLSPTISVNWDNWTDGEHYNVAMARTDFGDINGFTQVEQARTLISLSRLRVTLLKDEYGANGGVITNSRIDTLEAYELNYKIKFHADFDFATAGRIGFGLQIGDGADGEGGTFRLAWDTDANGDSYFKPYAYYADQPGTAGDDFGARYPASGGLTGSVWYNVKMVIKANTKMDRNGRAELYINDVEVLNIPIRWTKDHTKRKISQLLFSNYRAGAGSESTRNANVWFDDFTLTGATPTYAPAWCDSVYTVTRHYDEISETYYHLTEINREDNNGNTIRLMNGHAAKVEGETGTEFARRMDCCVAFNASMGKSNLPPNVREPVGIQIIDGNIVQALTSRRYTLGIKDENELLAYLPWETAANMLTDGANDALTAFIPLIEDHQPVPQAVLDSVGNSSVKHPRQVIAQYDNGNVLVLSCGGRGYDGEGMTAQDLVRILSALDVRFAFNLDGGGSVTTMVNGERITPLIDGNGTLERARPNWLYVKYDHGD; this is encoded by the coding sequence ATGATGAAAAAGCAATCTTTTTTTATGTTGGCTACAATAGTAGCTTCTTGTTCGTTGTTTACTATGGCTTGCGACAAGCATTTGTTAACCGGCAATGATACATTAGCTTTAGAAAAGTTGTCAGGAAAGGCCCTTTTATCCCCAACTATTTCGGTGAATTGGGACAACTGGACAGACGGCGAGCACTATAACGTTGCCATGGCCAGAACGGATTTCGGCGATATCAATGGGTTTACCCAGGTTGAGCAGGCACGGACGCTGATTTCACTGAGCCGGTTGCGTGTAACGTTATTGAAAGACGAGTACGGGGCCAATGGCGGCGTGATTACGAACAGTAGGATCGATACGCTTGAAGCATATGAGCTGAATTACAAAATTAAATTCCACGCGGACTTCGATTTCGCAACAGCAGGTAGAATTGGATTTGGTCTTCAGATTGGTGACGGAGCCGATGGCGAAGGGGGTACGTTCCGTTTGGCGTGGGACACGGATGCTAACGGCGATTCGTATTTTAAACCCTATGCTTACTATGCGGATCAGCCTGGCACGGCAGGCGACGACTTTGGTGCGCGCTATCCGGCCTCGGGAGGCCTCACGGGAAGTGTGTGGTACAACGTGAAAATGGTGATCAAAGCGAATACGAAGATGGATCGGAACGGCAGGGCTGAGCTATACATCAATGATGTTGAGGTGTTGAACATACCCATACGATGGACGAAGGATCATACAAAGCGGAAGATCAGTCAACTCCTCTTTTCAAACTATCGGGCAGGTGCGGGCAGCGAGTCTACCCGGAATGCCAATGTATGGTTCGATGATTTTACGTTGACAGGCGCCACACCGACCTATGCGCCAGCGTGGTGCGATAGCGTGTATACGGTAACGCGGCATTATGATGAAATTTCAGAAACCTATTATCATTTGACGGAGATAAACCGTGAGGATAACAATGGGAATACCATTAGACTCATGAACGGCCATGCCGCCAAAGTGGAGGGCGAAACAGGTACTGAATTTGCAAGAAGAATGGATTGCTGCGTAGCATTTAATGCATCAATGGGAAAGAGTAATTTACCGCCGAACGTCAGGGAACCTGTTGGAATTCAGATTATTGATGGTAATATTGTTCAGGCGCTTACATCCAGAAGATATACATTGGGTATAAAGGATGAGAATGAACTGCTTGCTTACCTGCCCTGGGAAACAGCTGCGAATATGCTAACTGATGGCGCAAATGATGCCCTTACAGCGTTTATCCCGCTGATCGAAGACCATCAGCCGGTACCACAGGCTGTTCTCGATTCTGTTGGAAATTCTTCCGTAAAACACCCCCGGCAAGTTATCGCACAGTATGATAATGGTAATGTTTTGGTGTTAAGTTGCGGTGGAAGAGGGTACGACGGGGAAGGCATGACTGCCCAAGATCTGGTTAGGATTTTGTCTGCACTTGATGTTCGGTTTGCATTTAATCTGGATGGCGGTGGCAGTGTAACAACCATGGTTAATGGCGAACGGATTACACCGCTGATAGACGGTAACGGAACGCTCGAAAGGGCCCGCCCCAATTGGTTATACGTGAAATACGATCATGGCGATTAA
- a CDS encoding RagB/SusD family nutrient uptake outer membrane protein — MKRKVHIIVVFIAIFLVESCSHDKWLGEHPPHLITTETLYTSLDGFEAGLNGLYSLVRGEREGRDGTTENLRADIAMLGTDNIVPNQRGGIGFIALTWDTRNVSTDSNLSSIFLWLYQIINGANTIINQAETRTDVDWNGAGGTAEENQTRVIAEAKALRAWAYRHLTFCWGDVPLNLEESSGSNIKTDWMRASVAQIRNQMKEDWLYAEQYLDVEPPVRGKISKGAVQHYLSEFYLTTGQPDSALILADQCINTPNYELITQRYGVRASQPGVAFMDMFYGGNANRQEGNTEALWVWQWEYNVIGGGGDGGSIMRRYHNATNQHVQIMVDGVVPLRHTVERGGIGIGREQPTKWAIDLYEPQDDRGSNYAIRKYYILQNAAGNAPAPADNLPPGYQYGDTIKLSWENDLTGIGNNFVNAYPFIRKYDTYTPSVNELRGSYDDQPYLRLAETYLLKAEAQLKLGNTSGAAETINTIRRRAHASEISASDVTIDFILDERSRELIGEEHRRYTLLRVGKWLERVKAYNFRGGQTAAARDTLYPIPQVVIDANLTEKMPQNPGFN; from the coding sequence ATGAAAAGGAAAGTACACATCATCGTTGTCTTTATCGCGATATTTCTTGTCGAATCCTGCTCCCACGATAAGTGGCTGGGAGAACATCCCCCTCATTTGATCACAACTGAAACACTCTACACCAGTTTAGATGGGTTTGAAGCAGGGCTCAATGGACTATATTCACTTGTGAGGGGCGAGCGGGAAGGAAGGGATGGTACCACCGAGAACCTGAGGGCTGATATAGCCATGCTTGGGACGGATAATATCGTTCCTAATCAAAGAGGAGGAATAGGCTTCATCGCTTTGACATGGGATACCCGAAATGTTTCCACCGACTCTAACCTCAGTAGCATTTTCTTGTGGTTGTATCAAATAATCAATGGGGCAAATACCATCATCAACCAAGCTGAAACCCGAACAGATGTTGATTGGAACGGAGCAGGAGGAACTGCAGAAGAAAACCAAACCAGGGTAATCGCCGAGGCAAAAGCATTACGGGCATGGGCGTACAGGCATCTCACGTTTTGCTGGGGCGATGTTCCGCTGAATCTGGAAGAATCATCAGGGTCGAATATAAAAACAGACTGGATGCGTGCATCTGTAGCACAAATCCGCAACCAAATGAAGGAGGACTGGCTCTATGCTGAACAATACCTTGACGTAGAACCGCCGGTACGGGGGAAAATCAGTAAAGGCGCCGTGCAGCATTATCTGTCTGAATTTTACCTGACCACCGGACAGCCGGACAGCGCTTTGATTTTGGCGGATCAGTGCATCAATACCCCTAATTATGAGCTGATAACGCAACGCTATGGGGTTAGGGCCAGTCAACCGGGGGTTGCTTTTATGGATATGTTTTACGGCGGCAACGCCAACCGGCAAGAAGGGAACACAGAAGCGTTGTGGGTATGGCAGTGGGAATACAATGTCATCGGCGGGGGCGGCGATGGTGGAAGCATTATGCGCAGGTATCACAATGCAACTAATCAACATGTGCAGATTATGGTCGACGGTGTCGTTCCGTTAAGACATACGGTCGAACGAGGAGGCATCGGAATCGGTCGGGAACAACCGACCAAATGGGCTATTGATTTATATGAGCCACAGGATGACCGTGGCTCCAATTATGCGATAAGGAAATACTACATCTTGCAAAATGCCGCTGGGAACGCACCAGCGCCAGCCGATAATTTGCCGCCCGGATACCAGTACGGAGACACGATCAAACTGAGCTGGGAAAACGATTTAACCGGCATAGGCAATAATTTCGTCAACGCTTATCCTTTTATCCGAAAATACGATACGTATACACCTAGTGTCAATGAATTAAGGGGTTCTTATGACGACCAGCCTTATCTTCGACTTGCTGAAACGTATCTGCTTAAGGCAGAGGCCCAATTAAAGCTGGGCAACACATCAGGTGCGGCCGAGACCATCAATACCATTCGGAGAAGGGCACACGCCAGCGAAATATCAGCTTCCGATGTAACAATCGATTTTATCTTGGATGAGCGCTCAAGAGAATTGATTGGGGAAGAACACCGACGTTATACGTTGCTTCGGGTCGGAAAATGGTTAGAACGTGTGAAAGCGTATAACTTTCGCGGTGGGCAAACGGCCGCAGCCCGTGATACGCTTTACCCGATCCCTCAGGTCGTTATTGATGCTAACCTGACTGAAAAAATGCCTCAAAATCCTGGGTTTAATTAA
- a CDS encoding TonB-dependent receptor has protein sequence MKFTILLLAISLIHVSAESLGQQITYSAEQVTMKTMFKEITQQTGYDVVYALDNLDEKGVISVTFRDAPLEEVLEVCLKGLPVTYVIKDKTILIKKWEQPAYDSSKVGGFAEIVDKRQNREISGTVVDQDGQALAGVSIQLKGTAIRTSTDQNGFYTLRFPEGDSVTLIFSSVGFASQEIIVDEQENLNVELVETVSNLDEVVVVGYGTQKRGDITGSIASLSADRLEGISNASLTQAIQGGIPGVSVQTTTAGAAPSESVMIRGRNSIKASNDPLVVVDGVAGSLGDVNPNDVLSVEVLKDASAAAIYGSRGSNGVILVTTKSGNSGETKLNYNGFYGMQRFANLPEMMTGEEFYQFKLEREPTSMTPSEQAVYDSGIFADWSDLVLRKGMSTNHNLSFSGGFKDTKFYISGDLLDIKGLAVNDKFKKITTRINVDTKLKNWLTIGTRTQLRYNDAGGISPILDGSQGAYTYNPLTTPLDENGNQNINPWPEYNTYSNPLMGLLADNIDESYQVVSNNYGIVDFPFARGLQYRINTGIRFGLANNATYYGRDTQRGRLVDGDASTSRGISRNIVIENIVNYNRDFGKHSVFLTGLYSFENVRNNTNSISAQGFPNDFLSWYGAQQASLIVPSYSNSETALISTMGRVNYSYDSRYLLTLTGRSDSYSGFGVKTKRGFFPSMALAWNIANEDFFKWSTIFSELKLRGSIGLNGNQAVSAYETISRLASQDVVAGSTTLPGYSPSKLGTENLGWESSRTLNIGLDFIALNNRISGDINVYKSNTFDLLLDRTISPVSAFTSITQNIGETENRGLEISLVSTNVSTPNFTWVTNGNIAFVKNKIVSLYGYMDENGNEIDDVANRWFIGQPIRVNYDYNWIGVWQLDEAAEAEARGTQPGFIKIQDVSGPDGQPDGILSPDYDRRIIGQRDPKFTWGMNNVLSYKNFRLSVFVYGMHGMTIENTLLSDAVGRTILSNTTKKNWWTPDNPTNSWYMNRLDANVQEGYTAPPYEKAGFIRLRDVSLSYDFSKNVIPNLGLGKLRVYVSGRNLHTFTKFGGLDPELTNQLDVPLQKEYTIGMNLEF, from the coding sequence ATGAAGTTTACAATTCTTTTATTGGCTATTTCATTGATCCATGTAAGCGCCGAGAGTTTAGGACAGCAAATAACCTATTCGGCAGAACAAGTGACCATGAAAACGATGTTCAAGGAAATTACCCAACAGACGGGCTACGATGTGGTGTATGCGCTGGATAACCTGGATGAGAAAGGGGTTATTTCGGTAACATTCAGGGACGCTCCCCTGGAAGAGGTCCTGGAGGTGTGTTTGAAGGGACTTCCGGTGACGTATGTGATAAAAGATAAGACGATTTTGATAAAAAAGTGGGAACAACCTGCTTATGATAGCAGCAAAGTGGGTGGGTTCGCTGAAATTGTTGATAAAAGGCAAAACAGGGAGATTTCGGGTACGGTAGTAGATCAAGACGGACAGGCATTAGCTGGGGTGAGTATTCAGCTGAAGGGAACGGCTATTCGGACCAGTACGGATCAAAATGGCTTTTACACATTACGCTTCCCCGAAGGGGACAGTGTAACCTTGATCTTTAGCTCTGTTGGTTTCGCCAGTCAGGAGATTATAGTCGACGAGCAAGAAAATCTGAATGTAGAGCTCGTGGAGACTGTCTCTAATTTGGATGAGGTGGTTGTGGTGGGATACGGGACACAAAAGCGGGGTGATATTACCGGATCTATCGCATCGCTTTCCGCGGACAGGTTGGAAGGGATTTCTAACGCTAGTTTGACCCAGGCTATCCAGGGTGGAATTCCCGGCGTGTCGGTGCAAACTACGACGGCCGGTGCTGCGCCTTCGGAATCGGTTATGATCAGGGGAAGGAACTCGATAAAAGCGAGTAACGATCCGTTGGTTGTAGTAGACGGCGTAGCAGGGAGTCTGGGCGATGTAAACCCGAATGACGTACTGTCTGTTGAGGTTTTAAAAGATGCGTCTGCCGCTGCAATATATGGGTCTAGGGGGAGTAACGGCGTTATTTTGGTGACCACAAAATCAGGAAATAGTGGAGAAACAAAATTGAATTACAACGGCTTTTACGGCATGCAGCGCTTTGCGAACTTACCGGAGATGATGACCGGAGAGGAGTTTTATCAGTTTAAACTGGAGCGGGAGCCGACTTCAATGACCCCTTCGGAGCAGGCGGTTTATGACTCGGGTATATTTGCAGATTGGTCAGACCTTGTCTTACGCAAGGGAATGAGTACCAATCACAATCTTTCTTTTTCGGGCGGATTTAAGGACACGAAATTTTATATATCCGGAGATTTGCTTGATATAAAAGGATTGGCCGTAAATGACAAATTCAAGAAAATTACCACTCGAATAAACGTAGACACCAAATTAAAAAATTGGTTGACCATCGGCACAAGAACCCAGCTTAGGTATAACGATGCTGGGGGCATTTCCCCAATATTGGACGGAAGCCAGGGTGCTTACACGTATAATCCGTTGACCACCCCACTCGATGAAAATGGGAACCAGAACATTAACCCATGGCCGGAGTACAATACGTATAGTAATCCATTGATGGGGCTTCTTGCAGATAATATCGACGAATCCTACCAAGTGGTATCCAACAATTACGGAATTGTCGATTTTCCATTTGCTAGAGGGTTGCAATATCGGATAAATACGGGTATCAGGTTTGGATTAGCCAACAACGCCACTTATTATGGGCGCGATACCCAAAGGGGCAGGTTAGTCGATGGAGATGCCTCCACAAGCAGGGGAATATCGAGGAATATTGTGATTGAAAATATTGTGAATTACAACAGGGACTTTGGTAAACACAGTGTTTTCCTAACCGGGCTTTACAGTTTTGAAAATGTTCGAAATAACACAAATAGCATAAGTGCACAAGGTTTTCCAAATGACTTTTTATCATGGTATGGCGCACAGCAAGCGTCGTTGATTGTCCCTAGCTATTCGAATAGTGAAACTGCTCTGATATCGACGATGGGTCGCGTAAATTATTCATACGATAGCCGGTATCTGTTGACCCTGACTGGACGTAGTGACAGTTATTCTGGTTTTGGGGTAAAAACCAAACGAGGCTTTTTCCCTTCAATGGCTCTTGCCTGGAATATTGCAAATGAAGATTTCTTTAAATGGAGCACTATTTTTAGCGAGTTGAAGTTAAGGGGCTCGATAGGGCTTAATGGAAACCAGGCGGTTTCAGCTTATGAAACCATATCCCGCTTAGCTTCTCAAGACGTGGTGGCCGGTTCAACTACTTTGCCGGGATATTCGCCTAGCAAACTGGGCACGGAAAACCTGGGATGGGAGTCATCCAGAACATTGAATATAGGGTTGGATTTTATCGCGTTAAATAACCGGATTAGCGGGGATATTAACGTTTACAAATCAAATACCTTTGACTTGCTCCTAGACAGGACCATTTCTCCCGTGAGCGCCTTTACGTCCATTACGCAAAACATAGGAGAAACCGAAAATAGGGGACTGGAAATTTCGTTAGTGTCCACCAATGTATCCACACCTAATTTTACATGGGTAACGAACGGGAATATTGCTTTTGTGAAAAATAAAATTGTTTCCCTATATGGATATATGGATGAAAACGGCAACGAAATAGACGATGTGGCAAATCGTTGGTTTATTGGACAACCCATACGCGTAAATTATGATTATAACTGGATTGGCGTTTGGCAACTGGATGAAGCGGCAGAGGCGGAAGCCCGTGGCACGCAACCGGGATTTATCAAGATCCAAGATGTTAGTGGACCGGATGGCCAACCCGACGGGATACTTTCTCCGGATTATGACCGTAGGATTATTGGCCAGCGAGACCCGAAATTTACCTGGGGGATGAATAATGTACTTTCATATAAAAATTTCAGGTTAAGTGTGTTTGTTTATGGCATGCACGGCATGACCATAGAAAATACCTTGCTGTCAGATGCTGTCGGTCGGACGATTCTTTCCAATACCACCAAAAAGAACTGGTGGACGCCGGACAACCCGACGAACAGTTGGTACATGAACCGTCTTGATGCTAATGTGCAAGAAGGATATACAGCACCCCCTTACGAAAAGGCTGGCTTTATCAGACTTAGGGATGTTTCACTTTCTTACGATTTTTCGAAAAATGTGATTCCTAATTTGGGCCTAGGTAAATTACGGGTTTACGTGTCCGGACGAAACCTGCATACGTTTACCAAGTTTGGCGGGTTGGACCCGGAGCTGACTAATCAGCTGGATGTTCCACTGCAAAAGGAATATACCATTGGAATGAACCTCGAATTTTAG
- a CDS encoding FecR family protein, protein MEKDKEFQERLVRRYINNQATDEELEAYFHLLQQGALDDYLEKYMKEDEDAFLEHHQTHRSPIRRIRIQVAAAVAVLIFLSVGSLLFLLNKRQTEGVVLANDVAPGGNKATLTLADGRMISLIEADNGQLAIQSGAAVMKAANGQLVYVAAENEVAGPTSYNTIVTPRGGQYQIVLPDGSKVWLNAASSLKYPVTFAGLNERRVELTGEGYFEVEKDKNRPFLVESAQQTVEVLGTQFNVNVYPDEPAIKTTLLEGRVRLAARGGTSAVTLSPGDQAIRKGAGFRIVEVDPEQAIAWKNDKFVFDRESLQSILRKVGRWYDVEIEFQDLAAKGILFGGTMSRFDHISKVLNKLEVTGNVQFEMVQETDAAPPKVVVKLKR, encoded by the coding sequence ATGGAAAAAGACAAAGAATTTCAGGAACGCTTAGTCCGGCGGTACATCAATAACCAGGCAACCGACGAAGAATTGGAAGCTTACTTCCACCTGCTTCAACAAGGAGCCTTGGACGATTACCTTGAAAAGTACATGAAGGAGGATGAAGATGCTTTTCTGGAACATCACCAGACCCACAGAAGCCCGATTAGGAGAATACGGATACAGGTTGCGGCGGCAGTGGCAGTGTTGATTTTTCTGAGCGTGGGCAGCTTATTGTTTTTATTGAATAAGCGACAGACAGAGGGGGTGGTGTTAGCAAATGATGTTGCTCCGGGAGGGAACAAGGCAACGCTCACGTTAGCGGATGGACGAATGATCTCTTTAATCGAAGCGGACAACGGACAGTTGGCAATCCAATCGGGCGCAGCGGTGATGAAAGCGGCCAATGGACAGTTGGTGTATGTTGCTGCGGAGAATGAGGTTGCCGGACCGACATCCTATAATACGATTGTGACCCCCCGCGGCGGACAGTATCAGATAGTACTGCCCGATGGATCTAAAGTCTGGCTAAATGCTGCCTCGTCACTTAAATATCCGGTCACTTTTGCGGGGCTGAATGAGCGAAGAGTGGAACTGACCGGCGAAGGATATTTTGAGGTGGAAAAGGATAAAAACAGACCGTTCTTAGTGGAATCTGCACAGCAGACGGTGGAGGTGCTGGGAACGCAGTTCAACGTGAATGTCTACCCCGACGAACCGGCCATTAAAACGACTTTGCTGGAAGGCAGAGTGCGGTTAGCGGCTAGGGGCGGTACTTCGGCGGTGACCCTTTCTCCCGGTGATCAAGCTATTCGAAAAGGAGCTGGTTTTCGGATAGTGGAAGTGGATCCCGAACAGGCGATTGCCTGGAAGAATGACAAGTTTGTGTTTGATCGGGAATCGCTGCAGAGCATCCTTCGAAAGGTGGGACGCTGGTACGATGTGGAGATTGAATTTCAGGATCTAGCAGCGAAGGGTATTCTATTCGGGGGGACGATGTCGCGGTTTGATCATATTTCCAAGGTACTCAATAAGCTCGAGGTGACAGGGAATGTGCAGTTTGAGATGGTGCAGGAAACAGACGCTGCTCCGCCGAAGGTGGTGGTGAAATTAAAGCGATAG
- a CDS encoding RNA polymerase sigma factor: MSVIKDYTENELLQSMKAENEEAFVSFYLSYGSLVSNYITKYVKSSALAEDLCQEIFLKIWETRAQMVEVRALRPWLFTLTRNHTFNFLKRAAVDHTAKAEILRNYQQSHQNVEDALLTRDYQEYIDSVLSTLPLRTREVFRMCREQQRTYDEVAAELGISRNAVKKHMVRSMKVLKGSVEKDLGISLPVLMALVFYS, from the coding sequence ATGTCTGTAATTAAGGACTATACGGAGAACGAGTTGCTGCAATCCATGAAAGCAGAAAACGAGGAGGCATTTGTTTCTTTTTACCTCTCCTATGGTTCGCTGGTAAGCAATTACATTACAAAATATGTCAAATCTTCGGCGTTGGCAGAGGACCTCTGCCAGGAAATCTTCTTGAAGATATGGGAAACCCGCGCGCAGATGGTAGAAGTGCGTGCCCTGAGACCCTGGCTATTTACCCTTACCCGGAATCATACCTTTAATTTTCTGAAGCGGGCGGCCGTGGATCATACGGCTAAAGCGGAAATACTTCGCAATTACCAGCAGTCGCATCAGAACGTGGAAGATGCGCTGCTCACAAGAGACTATCAGGAATATATTGACAGCGTCCTATCCACCCTTCCGCTAAGAACGCGCGAGGTGTTCCGTATGTGCCGGGAACAGCAAAGAACCTATGATGAAGTGGCTGCCGAGCTAGGCATTTCCCGCAATGCCGTTAAAAAACATATGGTCCGATCGATGAAAGTACTGAAGGGATCGGTAGAAAAAGACCTAGGCATATCGCTCCCGGTATTGATGGCGTTGGTATTTTATTCCTGA
- a CDS encoding cupin domain-containing protein, with protein MKHLKTIALLALVVMLAACENKMQSTNTDTQETENLIFAKGEKINNDNFTGTVWLNNLVNADSVNQSAVGSVTFEPGARTKWHAHPAGQIILALDGVGYYQEERKEKVIVRKGEVVKCPIDVPHWHGASADSAFVQIAITGREKGETVWLNPVTDEEYHK; from the coding sequence ATGAAACACTTGAAAACAATTGCTCTTTTAGCACTAGTCGTTATGTTGGCAGCGTGTGAAAACAAGATGCAATCAACCAATACAGATACCCAGGAAACTGAAAATTTGATTTTTGCGAAAGGCGAAAAAATCAACAATGACAATTTCACCGGTACCGTCTGGTTAAACAATCTGGTAAATGCCGATAGCGTAAACCAGAGTGCCGTGGGAAGTGTAACCTTCGAGCCTGGGGCAAGAACAAAATGGCACGCTCATCCGGCAGGACAGATTATATTGGCGTTGGATGGCGTAGGGTATTATCAGGAAGAGAGAAAGGAAAAGGTTATCGTTAGAAAAGGTGAAGTGGTAAAATGCCCCATAGATGTTCCGCATTGGCACGGAGCAAGTGCCGATAGTGCCTTTGTACAGATAGCTATAACAGGAAGGGAAAAAGGAGAGACAGTCTGGTTGAATCCGGTCACTGATGAAGAATACCATAAATAG
- a CDS encoding YoaK family protein, whose product MTKTHNIHWVTFLLAWVAGYADTATFVAGDSIFSAHVTGNFIVFAAQAVAGANPADWVKLLTFPVFILAVMAGGRIAKKTDTKYRILLIESLVLLTCSALAFMLPHWTIIEEKAGMYIMVMISVAAMGLQNAFGKLFAKETHGPTTMMTGNVTQASLDLGKVLLGGVEKEVISWMSLQKQLITIGGFLAGCLLGALFGKLLGLGAVGVAGIALLLCYFFRSHLNCVKHNVFI is encoded by the coding sequence ATGACAAAAACGCATAATATCCATTGGGTTACATTTCTGCTGGCGTGGGTAGCGGGATATGCCGATACCGCCACCTTTGTTGCAGGCGACAGTATTTTTTCGGCGCATGTTACAGGTAACTTCATTGTATTTGCAGCACAGGCAGTAGCTGGCGCAAACCCGGCTGATTGGGTAAAGTTACTCACCTTTCCTGTTTTTATTTTAGCAGTAATGGCTGGCGGGCGCATTGCCAAGAAAACGGACACTAAATACCGCATTTTACTTATTGAAAGCCTCGTACTGCTTACATGCAGTGCACTGGCCTTTATGCTTCCACATTGGACGATAATCGAAGAAAAAGCCGGTATGTACATCATGGTAATGATATCTGTAGCTGCAATGGGATTGCAAAATGCTTTCGGAAAATTATTTGCCAAAGAAACGCACGGACCTACTACAATGATGACCGGCAATGTGACACAGGCCTCTCTTGACCTTGGAAAAGTTTTACTCGGCGGTGTAGAGAAGGAGGTTATTTCATGGATGAGCCTGCAAAAACAACTGATAACAATTGGTGGGTTTCTTGCAGGATGCCTGCTGGGTGCTTTGTTCGGTAAACTATTAGGTTTGGGCGCTGTAGGCGTGGCAGGTATTGCGCTGCTGCTTTGTTATTTTTTCCGAAGTCATTTAAATTGTGTGAAGCACAACGTCTTTATATGA
- a CDS encoding alginate export family protein codes for MRHILVYFFLLSVPMNLLAQTFKLMRYDEDYSGLKDSARTFYNRIKYIPLSQTGNVYLSLGGEVREELDYAVNEDWGEMGLGRDVFLLQRYHVHADLHLGNRVRFFGQLRSGLENGRKNGPRGIDEDKLNIQNLFVDVLAYKKSDRTLTLRVGRQEIRYGSGRLVDVRDGPNLRLYFDGVKAAYASPNLNVDAFVMADAMVNTGLFDNTSTRKANLWGIYSNYIVPKSGNLDLYYLGINRANARFDEGVANELRHTFGARFWRTGIGFVYNFEAVYQMGTFGLGNISAFAVSSEIGYMLANIKGSPTVKLRNDYISGDKTRGDGKLGTLNALYPNGGYFGMNPQVGPANLMSIHPNLTWNPGKKVTLTSEVVFNWRHSTEDGIYGPSGSLRISSFESKKRYIGTAYITTFSWHINDFLNYNIGVQYFKTGGFINDVIPQHQDGFFVGSVIGLKF; via the coding sequence ATGAGGCATATTTTAGTATACTTTTTTTTATTGTCCGTACCGATGAATCTATTGGCGCAAACCTTCAAGTTGATGCGTTACGATGAAGACTATTCCGGATTAAAAGACAGCGCAAGAACTTTTTACAACAGGATAAAATACATTCCTCTGTCCCAAACCGGTAATGTTTACCTTTCCCTCGGAGGTGAAGTGCGGGAGGAATTGGATTATGCCGTCAATGAAGACTGGGGAGAAATGGGCCTTGGCAGAGATGTTTTTTTGCTTCAACGCTACCATGTCCACGCCGATTTGCATTTGGGCAATCGGGTTCGCTTTTTTGGCCAATTGCGTAGCGGTTTGGAGAATGGGCGTAAGAACGGCCCTCGTGGCATTGATGAAGATAAACTAAATATACAAAATCTTTTTGTTGATGTTCTAGCTTATAAAAAATCGGATAGAACCCTTACGTTACGTGTGGGACGGCAGGAGATCCGATACGGCAGCGGCCGCTTGGTTGATGTAAGGGATGGCCCCAACCTCCGCCTGTACTTTGATGGAGTCAAAGCTGCTTACGCATCGCCCAATCTAAACGTTGACGCATTTGTAATGGCAGACGCCATGGTAAATACCGGCCTTTTCGATAATACCTCCACCCGGAAAGCCAACCTGTGGGGGATCTACAGCAACTACATCGTTCCGAAAAGCGGCAATCTGGATTTGTATTACCTCGGCATCAATCGCGCTAATGCTAGGTTTGATGAAGGTGTTGCTAACGAATTGCGACATACTTTTGGTGCCCGGTTTTGGAGAACGGGCATTGGATTTGTTTACAATTTTGAAGCAGTTTATCAAATGGGAACGTTTGGTTTAGGCAATATCAGTGCTTTCGCGGTTTCTTCGGAAATCGGCTATATGCTTGCGAACATAAAAGGATCACCGACCGTAAAGCTAAGGAACGACTATATTTCCGGCGATAAAACTAGAGGTGACGGCAAACTTGGTACCTTAAATGCTTTGTATCCGAATGGCGGCTATTTCGGGATGAATCCCCAGGTAGGTCCGGCAAATTTAATGTCTATTCATCCTAACCTCACTTGGAATCCCGGTAAAAAGGTAACACTTACATCGGAGGTGGTGTTTAACTGGCGTCATTCCACGGAAGATGGTATTTATGGTCCAAGTGGTTCGTTAAGAATATCCTCGTTCGAGTCAAAAAAAAGATACATTGGCACAGCATACATTACTACCTTTTCATGGCATATTAATGATTTTTTGAATTATAATATTGGTGTGCAATATTTTAAAACAGGTGGTTTTATCAACGATGTAATCCCCCAGCACCAGGATGGTTTTTTTGTAGGTTCGGTAATAGGGTTAAAATTTTAA